The nucleotide window TTGTTACTGCTTAGATCTAGCATTTTAGGGACAGTATGTATGCGGTATTGACGTGAAGGATTATTGTAAACTGGCAGGTCAAAGATCCTTGGGTCAAAATGGGCTGCGGTCTTCTCTGAAGCTAGCATTATTGCTGTTGGAATTTCCCCTGTAAGGCTGTTGTTTGATATGTCTAAAAAGGAAAGGTAGTTCAGAGAGCTGATCCAGGTTGGTATTGATCCACTGAGTTGATTGCCTTGTAGGATCAACACCTCTAATTTTGCTAGCTTTGATATCCAAAGGGGTATTTTCCCAGACAATTGGCATCTTCCAATGTTCAAAGCCTGAAGATTCTCAAAACCATCGATGCTGTCATCATCTGGCATAGTCTCGTTTATGAAGTTAGACCCAATAAGAAGGACGGTGAGGTTCTTGCAGCTCGCAAGTATTTGAAGTGTATTTGTGATGTTTGTAAAATTGTTATCACCAATTGATAGGAAGGTGAGGGACTTCAGGTTACGAATTCTTGGTGAAAGTTGCTGCAATAAGTTGTTGCCAGATAGCCTTAATGCAATCAAATTTCTACAAGAGTATATGCTTTCTGGAACTGTGCCAGTGAAGCTGTTGTCCAGAAGGTCTAAAATTTCAAGATTGTGTAGGGTGGAGAAGTTGACCTTGGAAATCTCTCCACTGAAGTTATTGAACTTGAGGTCAATAATTATGAGATTTGTGCAGCTGCCTAGTGATGATGGCAGCTCCCCTGACATGCTATTGAGGACCAAACGGAGCTCCTCCAATTCCTTGAGCTGTCCTATAGAATCAGGGATACTTCCAGCCAGATTGTTCCCTTCAAGATCAAGGGTTGCCAGATTTCTTAGGTTCATTATGGGTGAACCATCAAGTACACCATTCAAATAATTGTTTGGGAAAgataggtgctccaacgaggtgGCACTGAACAGTTCATCTGGGAGTGACCCTCTGAGGTTGTTATGGCCAGCCTTGAGAACTCTGAGTGCAGAGCAATTGCCAAGCCCTTTGGGAACTGTGCTACTCAATTGGTTGTAGCTGACTTCAAGCACAGCGAAGGATGGAGATATGTTGCAGAAATGCGTTGGTATCTGCCCAGTAAAGCTGTTGTTGCTGGCATTGAGTGTGACCAGATTCACCATCACCTTCCATGTTGTCGATGTAAACTGCCCCGTAAAcaaattgcttgagatgttgagtACCTGCAGAGGTTGGCGAGGTGCTAAAGATGCCAGATCATCCATGTCTCCGTCAAGCTGGTTGAAGCTGACGTCAAGGACAAGAATGCTCTTGGACGACAGCAATTCCAGCGGCAGACCTCCGAACAGCATGTTGCTGGACAGGTTCAGGCGCAGCAGGCCGGTGAGGTTGCCAAGGGACGGCGAGATGGGCCCCTGAAGGCTCCTAGA belongs to Miscanthus floridulus cultivar M001 chromosome 4, ASM1932011v1, whole genome shotgun sequence and includes:
- the LOC136551047 gene encoding tyrosine-sulfated glycopeptide receptor 1-like, encoding MSPVGPTTLIMLLLSLVSLAASCTEQERSSLLQFISELSRDGGLSSSWGNASDCCEWEGIACSSDGTTVTDVSLSSRSLQGPISPSLGNLTGLLRLNLSSNMLFGGLPLELLSSKSILVLDVSFNQLDGDMDDLASLAPRQPLQVLNISSNLFTGQFTSTTWKVMVNLVTLNASNNSFTGQIPTHFCNISPSFAVLEVSYNQLSSTVPKGLGNCSALRVLKAGHNNLRGSLPDELFSATSLEHLSFPNNYLNGVLDGSPIMNLRNLATLDLEGNNLAGSIPDSIGQLKELEELRLVLNSMSGELPSSLGSCTNLIIIDLKFNNFSGEISKVNFSTLHNLEILDLLDNSFTGTVPESIYSCRNLIALRLSGNNLLQQLSPRIRNLKSLTFLSIGDNNFTNITNTLQILASCKNLTVLLIGSNFINETMPDDDSIDGFENLQALNIGRCQLSGKIPLWISKLAKLEVLILQGNQLSGSIPTWISSLNYLSFLDISNNSLTGEIPTAIMLASEKTAAHFDPRIFDLPVYNNPSRQYRIHTVPKMLDLSSNKLTGVIPSDIGQVTSLLSLNISFNNLTGPIPPSICNLANLLVLDLSNNNITGEVPAALENLHFLSKFNVSNNDLEGPIPTGGQFGTFQNSSFGGNPKLCGSVLGRRCGSTEVGPVSIVDRKPFGSKVIFAIAFGVFFGVGVLYDQMVLYRYFGLEKFVLA